A DNA window from Bradyrhizobium sp. CCBAU 53421 contains the following coding sequences:
- a CDS encoding DUF1989 domain-containing protein → MTAATIDLTRARLIPARNGVAARLDAGETVTIVNTHGKQVVDTWAFNARDTGEFMSMEHSRASMLRLVPRVGDTLTTNRRRAILTLVVDTTPGIHDTLIAACDIHRYRQLGAVGHHDNCTQNLAHALETVGLSATVTPAPLNLFMNVPVTDSGQLDFRSPVSEAGQYVALRAEMDLVIVFSACPQDMVPVNDMRPTDAHFFIA, encoded by the coding sequence GTGACCGCAGCAACCATCGATCTAACCCGCGCCCGTCTGATCCCCGCCCGCAATGGCGTGGCGGCTCGCCTCGATGCGGGCGAGACCGTCACGATCGTCAACACCCATGGCAAGCAGGTGGTCGATACCTGGGCCTTCAATGCCCGCGACACCGGCGAGTTCATGTCGATGGAGCACAGCCGTGCATCGATGCTGCGGCTCGTTCCGCGCGTCGGCGACACGCTGACCACCAACCGGCGCCGCGCCATCCTCACCTTGGTCGTCGACACCACGCCGGGAATCCACGACACCTTGATCGCGGCCTGCGACATCCATCGCTATCGCCAGCTCGGTGCCGTCGGCCATCACGACAACTGCACGCAGAATCTGGCGCACGCACTCGAGACCGTCGGCCTGTCGGCGACGGTGACGCCGGCGCCGCTCAATCTGTTCATGAATGTGCCGGTCACCGACAGCGGACAACTGGACTTCAGATCGCCGGTCAGCGAGGCCGGGCAGTATGTGGCGCTGCGTGCCGAGATGGACCTGGTCATCGTGTTCTCGGCCTGTCCGCAGGACATGGTGCCGGTCAACGACATGCGCCCGACCGACGCTCATTTTTTCATCGCCTGA
- a CDS encoding LysR substrate-binding domain-containing protein produces MMRKLPPLNAVRAFEAAARHESFTAAANELCVTVTAISHQVRQLEAILGHRLFERSGRAVVLTAEGHALFPMLRDGFDRMASAFAAIRPPADGDAVTVSTTRAFAERWLMPRLARFNAAFPSVVVHIDATEEVRAPGTDGVDLAIRYGRTERAGETSVLFGDRYIAVAASAICPPGARPAIDDIRSRSLLAFRWKNAALDSPAWSAWLAGTDHDPGRDFRISWYSEEPLALHAAERGLGPLLCSDALVDEQLRQGTLRRLDGPALAGFAYRLVDAPGAGRRKSVTAFIDWLRAEAAAFRAAPGQVMIRAA; encoded by the coding sequence ATGATGCGCAAGCTGCCGCCGCTCAATGCCGTCCGCGCGTTCGAAGCCGCGGCGCGCCACGAGAGCTTCACTGCCGCCGCCAATGAGCTCTGTGTCACGGTGACCGCGATCAGCCACCAGGTCCGGCAACTCGAAGCAATCCTCGGACACAGACTGTTCGAACGCTCCGGCCGCGCGGTCGTGCTGACCGCGGAGGGCCATGCGCTGTTTCCGATGCTGCGCGACGGTTTCGACCGCATGGCCAGCGCCTTCGCGGCAATCAGGCCGCCGGCCGATGGCGATGCGGTCACCGTATCGACCACGCGCGCCTTCGCCGAGCGCTGGCTGATGCCGCGGCTGGCGCGCTTCAACGCGGCGTTCCCGTCGGTCGTGGTCCACATCGATGCGACCGAGGAGGTGCGGGCGCCGGGCACCGACGGCGTCGATCTGGCGATCCGCTACGGACGCACTGAGCGCGCCGGCGAGACATCGGTGCTGTTCGGCGATCGCTACATTGCGGTTGCGGCGAGCGCGATCTGTCCGCCCGGCGCGCGTCCCGCCATCGACGACATCCGCTCGCGCTCGCTGCTGGCGTTCCGCTGGAAGAACGCCGCGCTGGATTCGCCCGCATGGTCGGCCTGGCTCGCGGGGACCGATCATGATCCCGGCCGGGACTTCCGCATCTCCTGGTACAGCGAGGAGCCTCTGGCGCTGCATGCCGCCGAGCGCGGGCTCGGACCGCTATTGTGCAGCGATGCGCTGGTGGACGAGCAATTGCGTCAGGGCACGCTGCGCCGGCTCGACGGTCCCGCGCTTGCGGGCTTTGCCTATCGTCTCGTCGATGCGCCGGGCGCTGGCCGGCGCAAATCGGTGACGGCGTTCATCGACTGGCTGCGCGCCGAAGCCGCCGCATTTCGGGCGGCTCCCGGACAGGTCATGATACGGGCTGCGTGA
- a CDS encoding polysaccharide deacetylase — translation MIKNPIPWPNGARCACAITFDVDADSLIHIARPKDSLDRLYPITMGRYGPTVGVPRILETYRRLGLKQSFFMPAWTMERYPDAVEAILRGGHEIGHHGYIHEDPTEISSGQQREAFERALGIHVAMTGRKPRGYRAPVYNANQTTIDLLIEHGFVYDSSLMADDIPYQMRTARGSLYEMPPHWGSDDWPPFAHYAEIGYMMPVKSPSEGLAASFEEFEAAYEAGGFWMGIWHPFLTGRLARWRVVERWLERIVAERKVWFASLEDIAAHLDGLVKAGTYRVRIETLPYFTQPVS, via the coding sequence ATGATAAAGAATCCCATCCCCTGGCCGAACGGCGCGCGTTGCGCCTGTGCGATCACGTTCGACGTCGATGCCGACAGTCTGATCCACATTGCCCGGCCGAAGGATTCGCTCGACCGGCTCTATCCGATCACGATGGGACGTTATGGTCCGACCGTCGGCGTGCCGCGCATCCTGGAGACCTATCGGCGCCTTGGCCTCAAGCAATCGTTCTTCATGCCGGCCTGGACCATGGAGCGCTATCCGGATGCGGTGGAGGCGATCCTCAGGGGTGGCCACGAGATCGGCCATCACGGCTATATCCACGAGGATCCGACGGAGATTTCATCGGGACAGCAGCGCGAGGCCTTCGAACGCGCGCTCGGCATCCATGTCGCGATGACCGGGCGCAAGCCGCGCGGCTACCGCGCGCCGGTCTACAACGCCAACCAGACCACGATCGATCTCCTGATCGAGCACGGCTTTGTCTACGATTCGTCGCTGATGGCCGACGACATCCCGTACCAGATGCGCACCGCGCGCGGGTCGCTCTACGAGATGCCGCCGCACTGGGGATCGGACGATTGGCCGCCTTTCGCCCATTACGCGGAGATCGGCTACATGATGCCGGTCAAATCGCCGAGCGAGGGCCTTGCCGCCTCGTTCGAGGAGTTCGAGGCGGCCTATGAGGCCGGCGGATTCTGGATGGGGATCTGGCACCCGTTCCTGACCGGCCGGCTTGCCCGCTGGCGCGTCGTGGAGCGCTGGCTCGAACGGATCGTCGCCGAGCGCAAGGTCTGGTTCGCATCGCTGGAGGACATCGCCGCGCATCTCGATGGCCTGGTCAAGGCAGGCACCTACCGGGTCCGTATCGAGACCCTGCCCTACTTCACGCAGCCCGTATCATGA
- a CDS encoding FMN-dependent NADH-azoreductase yields MTTLLHIDASPRGDRSVSRKLSSSFVEHWLTHEPGATVISRDVGRDPPPLITEAWVAAAFTAPGERTAEQRDELRLSDELIDELERANVIVIGAPMHNYGMPAALKSWFDKVIRIDKTFSFDLARGDFPLEPVLRGKTLVVLSSRGEFGFGPGGVRETMNHLETHIFTCAHYLGVQESHLIAVDYQEFNDERYRRSVADAFAAIPVLVRQCLGIDGPVNVAAE; encoded by the coding sequence ATGACGACACTTCTGCATATCGATGCCAGCCCGCGCGGCGACCGTTCGGTCAGCCGAAAACTCTCCAGCTCGTTTGTCGAGCACTGGCTGACGCACGAGCCCGGCGCCACGGTCATCTCGCGCGACGTCGGCCGCGACCCGCCGCCCCTCATCACGGAGGCGTGGGTGGCCGCCGCCTTCACCGCGCCCGGCGAGCGCACGGCGGAGCAGCGCGACGAGCTCCGTCTCTCCGACGAGCTGATCGACGAGCTCGAACGCGCCAATGTGATCGTGATCGGGGCGCCGATGCACAATTACGGCATGCCGGCCGCACTGAAGTCATGGTTCGACAAGGTGATCCGCATCGACAAGACCTTCAGCTTCGATCTCGCGCGCGGCGACTTTCCGCTCGAGCCGGTCCTGCGCGGCAAGACGCTGGTGGTGCTGAGCTCGCGCGGCGAATTCGGCTTCGGCCCCGGCGGGGTGCGGGAAACCATGAACCATCTGGAGACGCACATCTTCACCTGCGCCCACTATCTCGGGGTGCAGGAGAGCCATCTGATCGCGGTCGACTACCAGGAATTCAACGACGAGCGCTACCGGAGGTCGGTCGCCGATGCCTTTGCGGCAATCCCGGTGCTGGTCCGGCAGTGTCTTGGAATCGACGGGCCTGTTAATGTCGCGGCCGAATGA